The Buteo buteo chromosome Z, bButBut1.hap1.1, whole genome shotgun sequence region TGGGTTGTGCCCTTGTGATACCAGAAGCCTCTCCTGTCCTGCAGGCTATACCCATTCTGGTATATTATAGATGTGAAACTTCCAGAATAGGCTGCTCACCctctttttgctgccttttttttaccCCATACATATTATCCCcctgttattttcctttctttgctccCAGGCCAAGGAGAAGATGGGCCCGACAGTGTTGATAAAGATATACAGAATTTTAGCTATTGAATTCACAAGATTTCCACAGTGGGtggaataaaaaatacataacatCCTCTGCTTTGCAAGTATAGAACAGACATTTCACCTACAATGAAACCTACTAGGCTAGTCATGGTACTTGGGAATATGCATATTTAGCTCCCAGGCATTTGTACAGACCCCTCTGCTAattcactgcagagaaaaactACGGAGCTGATCAGCCAGGGACCACGCTGAGCTCCAGGGGGTCCAAAATGGTTGCAAGAAAACATCTATGTGGTAAAGCTACTTTTCCTCAAATAGATGTCATTAGAAGCCCTGGGACGCTGGGGTAATCAGAGAAATACTCCATTTACTGTAAGCACCAGCCAACAAGAGCACAGAGAGCAAACAAAACAGTACAAGTGCTAGGCAACGGTCTGGATTGCAACACACTGtgtgctgcagctcctgcagaagctgctgaGTGGCTGGGAGCATGCTGGTAGTATTTCAGTCCCTGGCTTCAGTTGCAAGTGCTATAAGCGTCCCTACATTTTAGTCATCTGCAGCTTTAACTGTCATTGGAAGTGTGTACAAGCACCGAGCAGTTCAGACTAGCCGTGACCTTTTACATCACCATATATATCCAGAAAACCATTCTGTCTGTAGCAAAGAATCCCAGTTCCTAGTGGTTTCTGGCCATGTGGTGAGGGGttgtgtgtatgcacacacGCAGTCGCAAATGTATGTGCTTTCGAGAgttctgctctcattttctgCCTTCTAACCTTTTCCATAAGCAGCTGGTCAGAGGCAAGTGTGTGACCTCTTAGCAAAAAGATCACTGGGAGTAGCTTCCTATTAAACTGTGACTAGGGACTCTTCCATTAATCTGCCTCTGATTGCTGACTGTAGCTTGACCCTGAACAAACAGAGGGCATGGACTAACAGGAAAACTATTTCCAAGCCTGGCTTAATTCTAGGTTAGGAGGCAgaggtttggtgggttttttttaaatgacataaGGCTCAGCTACTGAGTTTCTCAGTTCCCTTGTGCACGGGTGTTTCTGCCTGTCTGTCTGGTGGCTTTCTGATAAGaaagactggtgtcatttcgGTAGTGGCTCTTCTTCTTGCGGAGCTGCCAACGGCCACAGCCATCCCCTGGGCATTGCCCTGCATCGTCCCCTCCAGATGCCCAACCTGCCTGAGGAAAGCCCGCAAGCTCTTCAGCACTTGCCTTTGACAGCGGGGTTTCACATTTCTGAGTAAGTCTGCAACAGACACCCATGTCACCAATTACCTCCTTATCTCTGCTGCCTGTTCCACTGCCGCAGCATATGACCGTCTACTCCGTTTTCTTCTGCAGGCTGGATTACTAAAATACGCTTCACTGGGGCTTCTCACAAGCACACCTCAGAAGATTCAGTTAGAGCAGATTGGAactgtttgcttgccttttaATGCTAACCACACTGAGCTTAGTAAAACTGCTCTGCATGGATTGCCTTAGCTAATTTAAGATTCATAAATCTCTTGGATTTATGCCACTAGTACCACGGGTACTCAGGCACTGTCCTTTCCTTGGGTACTCCCCAACTCTGGCTGTCAGCCAGAGAGCACAGGCAAACCATCCCCAGCACTGAAATCTGAGGAGAAGCTGCCTtatctcagttttgtttttttctcttttttttcccccttttagtGATTACGCCAAATGAGATTGATGGttttctgagaaggaaaagctgctgcttttaccGTGCCCTTTCTCTAAGGGATGAATGCAGTGCAGGGCGAGGTGGCGGCCACAAGACTTCACGTTTTCCACACACCAAGTTGATTGGGAAATATCTGAGACAAGTGCCAGAAATTTTGCAATAGGATTGTACAtttaggaggaagaaaaaaaccagaaaatggcTTATTCCAGTTAATAAgtcttgacatttttttcagaagccttTATAGGCCTTCAGGCAGAGCAAAGGAAACTTTAAAATCACAGCCTATTGCAGAGAAAGGCAAATGCACCATTAGACAGATGAAGTGTGTCAGCTTTGCTTCCCATTGCACAATGCCTTCTATCACAAgactttgtaaataaaatacatgtagCCTTCTGTGACATAAGGATCACTGTCCTTGTTTAACAGCTGAACGtagcaaagcacagagaaatgtCCAAGCACCTAAcctgctgtggggagaggggcCTGAGGCTGATGCCAGAGAGCATTTTTCCGCTGTCATGCCTTGCTGTCCCAGCCCTCAGCCTCACCGCTCCCCTTCCTCATCCGTTTGGGCACATCCAATTCCCAACCATTAATAACGCACCTGCTTCAAACACTGTTGTTGAACCAGAGGACCACTGTGTCCCGCTGCCACCAGGGCCAGGAGACTTTCACTTAAGTCCAGCACGATGCTCAGCACCCCGGAGGTGTCTCCCCATGTCTGATCTGTTGCTCACTTCTGCCAGGACAGAGCACACCAAGGGGACAGGTAGTTTCAAGGCAACATTTGGGACCTCCAGAGGGAGGAGACAGCGCAGaggctgccagctgcagagtGCTCCGAGATGCAGGCAAGAGTCTCCCTTGCAAATGTGATAGTCATGGCAACAGTGCTCCGGCTTCTCCTGGAGAACAGTAATTCAGCTTTAGATGTAATTCCATATATTCAGTTCGTAGTGCAGTATTTCTCACCCAGCAGTATGCTCAAAccttctgaacattttttttcttaccatacCAAAGACAGGGGAGGGTCACCCAGCTTGCTTTTCCAGCACTTGCATCCACAAGTGTGAGAGCAGGGGCATGTCACAGCTGGATGACATATACATTTCTTAGGCTTTTCTTATCACAGGATAGAAATTTCCTCCCTTTGCCAGAGTATTCCCACATACCCTTTTATGTACTGCATTCTGCTGCAGTGCTCGGAAAACTCTGCGTGTAGCACAAAGGCAGCTGCCCGGGAGAGGTATGGCACAGCTGCAGTCGGCAGCGAATGCAGCCTAAGACAAGTAACAGGAGTTTCATCCGGCTGGAGTCTGCAACTCCCAGGCAGACCCTTGCTTAATGGCCAGGCAGTCGTCAGCTGGCAGGGTAGCACACTAAGCATCCAGGTAAGACTGGCAGAGGGATGGGTGGTGGTCAGTAGTGACAAGGCACActtttctgcatgaaaatgagacagcaatttttatttgtagGCACCTAGCGTACAAGAAAGCTGTCTGTGTGATTCTTGCAGGCAGTATGCGGCAGGATGAgcagatgctttttttctgaactagCTACTGAAAGAGAACAACATTAAAGTGTAAATGACTTGGGGACTTTAACCCTCAAACGTTGCCCGAGAGCTGCACAGTACGGTATTACCTGCAAGTATGGGCTTCTCACCAGCAAAGCAAGTGGTATCTCCCAGGATCAGCTGGAAGGACTGGTTTTATAGAGGTGGAAGAAATAACTACAACAACAGTGCAGCAGCTCAATAGCTCAAGAACAGGAGTCTCTGGGTTGCTGAGGTTTGGTCCAAACCTGACAACTGGCTGCCGTTTTTGGAAGCATTTAGCTGCATAACAGCCCAGGACAGACCACATCTCCTCCTGTTTCTCTCAGGCTTCCTCccattctcttttccttctgtcttctttGCATAATCCTCCCATTGGAATGGTTTATAGACTGTATGCTGTAGACAGGTTGTCTGACATTTACCATTTTAAACATCACAGGAAAAAGTACATTTACACTGGGGGGGGAAGGTTAAAAATACTGTAGGCAGCAGTTAAATGAATCACCACTCCGAAAGCCTCCCACAGCTGAAACCCTCCACTCGTGCTCGCAGTGCTGGTGGCTCTCCTCGAGGAAGTTGGGCAGCTCTGGCCACCCCACCATGGCAAGGGCTGCAGAGGGGAGCCGAGGCCTGCCCCCCCTGCTTGCAGTGCCCCGGTCCCCAGCGCTGGGGTCAGAAGcacccctctgcctgcaggcacgCCTGTCGTCGATAGGCATCACTTGCAGCACTGGGGACACCAGGGGTGATTAACTGAGAAACCCCCCACTTCGCTCAGGACTTTCTGCCATCCCAGGCACCGTGGCTGCCTGCACTGAGGGTGCTTTGCAAGGGCTGCAGACACCCAGCAGCCCCCTGGCTCCACAGATTTGCTTTCCTGCAGCACAAGTGTACAGCCTGCATGTGGATGAAGCACATCATGTGTCCATAACTGATTCTTGCCCTGAAGTCTTGAGACAGAGATACATAGCTGTTATTCTCCTCATTTACAAAACAGGCAACAGAGGCAGAACACAAAACATTGTGTCCAAAATCACACTGCATGCAAGCAATGGCACAGCTATCATGTCAGCTACCTCCCACAAGCATGGCATCGATGCTGATGCAGACACTAAAGCCCctcttgctgccttttctcttcAGCAAGGAACAAATTTTTTTGCTCAGAGCTGACTGTCTTTACATTCGGAATAGCCAGAGTTCAgtcattcagaaaataataaattatcatgttttaatttaatttccaccagaaaaagcaaagatttccAATGCTGTTTTAGTAATTTCACTCCACATCAGCAACACAAAACTATAGTGAAACCTAAAGCAAGCTGTCTTACTGAATCACAGCTAGCAGTCCTATCAAGTACagtacaggaggaaaaaagaacactGAAGATCTATCTTAAATCTGATCAAATATGCTTAAGAACTGGGGTATGCAAAGTGCACAAAATACAAGTAATTCAAACCAATGCAATTTCTGTGGGTCTCCTTTTCCAGCCTCAGTTCAGAATGCTTGCCTTGAAGACAGTCTCTCACACTATTCTCTCCAATATCATTGTCTAATGTTTTCCCTTAAAGAATGTGCCAAACAAAGTTTAGTCAGAATGAGccaagaaaatgtttctcaaaCTAACAGAAGccatcagaaaatgttttctttatagaaaaaaatcccaaatgtaataaaaacaaagtatCTTTGAAATGCCCATTTCTCAAAGTGGCAGCGTATTTCATGGAGTGCCTTTCATAATGCATTGATTTCATTGTGATGTCAGGTATTCctcttttattaatattttccagtATCAGCTACAAGATGTGAAAAGCTGTACAttgttaaaggaaaacaatacaTGTCTGGCACAGCCCACATGATAAAACCAAACATAGCTAAGGTTTCAGTTTGGCAGCATCTTGTACCTCTGAGCAGACACAGTGACAGGCATGCCTTCATATACAGTATGCATTCAGCAGTACTTAATTAACATGCCTTGGTGGAGAACTTTACCATTAGTTTTGTCAAAAGAAGGGTTTCCCTTCCTTTATAAAACAAGACCAAGGAAAATCACTTCTGCTTTATTCTAAACATGGTCTGTCTTCACAGTTTTTCGCCATGACAAGCGCTTTAGTTTCTGTTTCATCCTTCCTCCCTCTGTATCTCTCGCTGTTGCCTGTATGTAGACTTGTGGAAAATTTTCTCCACTTGTTTTGCAAAGCCAGGACTATCCTCTTACAGTGCATTAATagcctgcaaaacaaaaaaaaagtcttctccTGGTAAGTGGGTTATTCAGTGGCCTCACAGGTATCACAGAGCTGTAATTTATCCTGTTAAGAGCAAGGGAGGTGAAAGACTGGAATACATACCAAGATCCATTCAGAAAATTTTGTCATTAGCATGATAGTCCATGCTGAGCCATTCACAGCATCACTTAAGTTTTCCAAGACACATTCACTACAAGGCATTGCTGCAAAGGTTATTCCAGATTTAACACAAAATTTATTCTGCAGCAGGTTCTGGATTTGTATGGCTTGATCTGCATCATTGTCAGTGTGCAGAACCACaaacttaaagaaaacagcCTCAGTCATCTcatgctgctgcaaaatcccCAAGCCCTGCTTGTGGGCTCTCTGAGTTCAGCAGAGAGGCTACACAGTTCATTAATGGGCTTGGGGTCTCCTAGACCTGTACTCAAGCTGTTAGccttttgctgctctctgctgagaGTGGTTTGTCCGGAATTAGTACCGCTCATTACGAAAAACACACACATCCAAAAATGATTTGTTGGTGTGACTGATGTCTGCTTTctccattctttttttaaaaaaaaaaacaggtcagagaaagaaaaaagcaaaagaactaCTGAGTGTTAGGACAATGTGAAAAAAGGATTCCGTGCCTTTCTTAAATACCAAACTTGTTTGACTGGAGGAAGCTATTACTCGTGCTAATGAACGAAGGCAGAAATGCTGAGAGAAAAGCTAGTACTCAAGTTCAATAGTTCCCAGCCCTTTTTGCTGATGAAGTCGATGCTCAGCACTCTCCAGCCTGCAGGCAAGCCAAGCACTTCCCATGGAGACCCATCAGCTGCCACCAGCAGGAAAGTGCATCCAGGGGGGTCCAGCTCTTGTGGTTCTTATGCTGCAAAGGGAGTTGCCCTGCTGAATATGTTGGCATAGCGATGGGAGGGTGGAAGCTCATCCGCCCCCTGTGTGATCTGCGCTCTCACCCCAGCCGAAATCAGTGACAGTCCGACACAGGGGctgcccagctgccagcagcactaTGAAGCCAATGCGTCAGCTTGGGGGAGGTGATACAAGGCACAGTGCCTGCCGAAAACTGAGCGGCCAGCCTTTCGCTGTCTCATTCCTGTTCATTTCTTTAATCGTCATTTGCACAGCTTGAGTGGAACTTACAGGAGCATCCTCCCCTTGTGCAAAGAATTTGGAGGAGCTGGGGTTTTTAACTCTGCTAATGCTGCTCACAGACCTCAGCACGCCCCCCCAGGGGACAGCGGGGCAGGAGGGGTCCTGCCACTTTCAGCAGCTGCCAAACTGATTTAGCTGTAGCATGAAAGTGCAGCCAAGGCTCACACCCTCCAGGGAATTTAGGCAACTGAATTGGTCTTTAAATTAATCTGGGCTCCAGTGCCCTCACCCAGTTTACAGAGGACATTGGGGGCCAGAATCAGGCCTTGAATGGTGAGGGCGGTGGTACCTGCACATAGAGCGGTGCCTGCCCGGTGTAAGCCCACCACTCCCATTCCCTGCACTGCCCCTCCTCTCTTCTGATCTCCTTCCCCCTAAAATGCTGGTTGCTGTGCAGCCTCCTGGCTGAGGAGAGACGGGTAGGGTCACCGGTGGGACCCCGGGTGTTCCCCCTTCGCCAGCCGGAGGGGTTTCTGACGTGAGGCATGCCGGGTCTGACACCGGCCGAACACCTTCCCTGGGGGCTCGGTGCTCCCTCAGCTCCTCCCGCCCCGAGAAGCCCACCAAGGGCTCCCACAGCTGGGTCTCGGTCTGACCCACAGCCTGTCCTTTTTTCGTACGCAAGGTTAAGCCAGCATTAGCCTGTTCAAGTCCAACGATAGCCCAGGCGCAGGAGTCATCCACCGCTTCGTGCTTTCCCACTGTGACGGCCCCGTCTGGCTCCGCACAGTGTGCTTGGggtgctttcttcttctgcctttaaatgcagttttattttactggtAGAGCTTCAAGTGTTTGCCAGTAACCAGGTAAAGAGCCAGCATCCGTGTTTGACACGGGAAGAGCAGAGCCCCAGAGAGCAACCGCACTTTTGTCCTGCGGTAACACGGAGCCCACATAGAGCCTCCCTCTCTCCACCTCCACTTTTATTGGGCCACCACATTTTCCTTCTAACTGAAAGTCCGCTGGGAACGTTGTGTTTTAATGTTGTAACCTCAAACCTATGGGCAGAAGAGCCAACTGCCTCTGGAAGCAGGGGCCAAAACACTGCAGCTCTTTTTGGGGGTAAAGATAATTATCCGTATTAAAACCAACTAGGTTACTTCTGTTTCTAAAACAGGTTCAGCCTGGATCAGGTCAATAAATATTGGAATAAACATGTCTTTAAGGATATGTGGTGATCTGATCATGCAGCATTACACATGAAGGAGGTGGCTCTGGATCTTAGAGGAATTATGGATTTTAGAGAAAACGCTGCCCATTAGAGAACAGAGCAGTGTATTATCAatactgcagcctgcagtgggAAGCTGACAGCATGAACAATGAAAATGCCTTACACATGGAAATAAAGGTACAGTATAGCTGTACACTTGTTTGTTACATGCATTTAGTCCCCTGTAAAGCTGTGGAAATCCGGGTGCGGGATCTATGCCTTCTACACAGCATCCCCAGGGCCATCCCTGGTGTTTGTCTAGCCATGGTCCCATGGCACAGAACTTATTTTCAAACGATTCAGCAGAAGTTTGggcttattttttttgtttgaaagaaaacacaaagaacagagaacaattcagagctttgcttttgcagtagGAATGAACTGGTAGCAGGGTAAGTGCACTGAGCAGTAATGTAGTAAGACAGAGCTTCTGTGCTAATGATTCCTTAAATTAAGTTCCCATGTGACCTAATAGAGGGCCAGGTGTGCAATTTCTGTGCTTGTTTGCTGCCCTCTCTTGGCAGCATGACCACCCtccaggagagaaaacagaatgaaggTTCTCGAGAAAAGCATCAAGCCACACTCACTCAGAGAAGATGGAAGAGTCTTGcaccaaagaaaaatgcaacatttaGCACCTTTTTCCACATTGGATAAATAATGAATTGCTTGTAAGAAGTCAGATCTCCTGTCTTCTCTGAGACAAGATTCATTGACTCAGTATGTGTGTGAGGGAGAACTGATTGGGGTGATGACACTGTTTGTCACAGACAAACATCAACCTTTCCTATTGTATTGACTTTGTGTGGCAAtgttttggtagcgggggggttacaggggtggcttctgtaggaagctgctagaagcttcccctgtgttcgagagcgagcccataccagttggctctaagacggacccactgccggccaaggctgagcccatcagcaatagtggtagcgcctctgtgataacatttttgagaagggaaaaaaaagttaggatGGACGGAAAAATGGCAgctgaagagaggagtgagaacatgtaaaagaaagaaccctgcagacccccaggtcagtgaagaaggaggggcaggaggtgctccaggcaccggagcagagattcccctgcagcccgtggggaagaccatggtgaggcaggctgtccccctgcagcccatggagctCCACGGGGGAGtagatatccacctgcagcccctggatGACCTCACGCctgagcaggtgggttcctgaaggaggctgtgaccccatgggaagcccgcgctggagcaggctcctggcaggacctgcagatctgtggagagaggaccccacgctggagcaggttttctggcaggacccgtgaccccgcaggggacccgcgctggagcagtgtgctcctgaaggactgcacaccgtggaaaggacccacgttggagcagttcgtgaagaactgcagcccgtgggaaggacccacattggagaagttcatgcaggactgtctcctgtgggtgggaccccacagtggagcaggggaagagtgtgatgagtcctgcccctgaggaggatgaagcggcagaaaataacatgtgatgaccgtaaaccccatccccatccccctgtgccgctggggggggttggtagtgaatccgggagtgaagttgtgcccaggaagaagggaggggtggagggaaggttttttgagatttgggtttatttctcattaccctactctggttgatttgtaataaattgagttaattttccccaagctgagtctgttttgcccgtgatggtaattggtgaatgatctctcctgtccttatcttgacccacgagccctttgttatattttctctcccctgtccagctgaggagggggagttatagagcagctttggtgggcacctggtgtccagccagggtctACCCATCACAcctattcattattttatacaCCTACCAACTACCTTGCCTTTCCTCCCccataaaagcaattttctgaaaaagagagatttttgcTTGTCAGTCCCTAGAAGACTATTCGAGCAGACTTCCAAGGCATTGCCTCAATTGCCTTCTATAAAGATTTCCATCTGTAGAATACATGTATGTATCTTTTATTATCAGTGTCAGAAGGCTGAAAGAAAAGTGCATCCTGTGAATAGCGGTAATCCTTTGTGGCAAATATGAGCTTTACTCTTCAGAACACGTCTCCTTCCAGCTTTAACTTTAATAAGGGCGGTCCGTGTCATTCAGGATCCTGTTTGCAGATTAAGAAATGCATCCCACATAGCAGTTTACTATCAACTCAGTGTATGCTTACATAGCTTGCTATCACCCTGTGTGTTCACAGGCCGTGCACAAAGGGCATCCATACTCCAGGAGGCTGCAAACAAGAGCCATCTGATTGCTCAGGGAGGAATCCTTTTTCACATGCAAACCTTCTGTGTCTATCTTGTTCAGTATCTCACCTATGcataagaaaacacaaattacCTTTTCAGGTAATGGAGGTCCTCCCATGGAGGAACCATTCCTCATCATCTTGCTGGATAGTAGAGGCTTCAACCTTAAGAACGTCTTTCAGAAGTCCTACTTTGTGTCAACAGGAACATGTTGACACAAGTATCCTTGGCCAAGGAGCACAAGCAGCATCCTCCAGTCAGCTGCCTTCCCCCAGGACATCCTTCCTAGAGCATGGAGGGAGACCAACATTGACAATAACACTGCCAAAGAGGCTTGCAACAGATCCTGTTGGTTTGattcataaggaaaaaatatgtagcATGTTTTACACTGAACACTTCCGAAAAGTGAACATGACAGAATAATAACGGTACATAACTTTTTATGGTTTCTCAGAAGGGTGTTTGAAAGTTGCAGTTGCATAAAGCCATCCTATGGTCTCATAGTACGATAATTATATCCACAGAATATTTCAAAGTTGtgtttaacattaaaataagaataaaaaccaAGGAAATCTGCCATTTGCTGCCTTTGAAAggtgtttctcttctttcctccacTTGTAATTGGGATAACATTGCTCAGGGAGCCAAAACTGACTCTTCTCCCTAGAGATACATAGGAGGTTGTAGCACTGCCTCTCCTTGCATCTGCTTCCAGCTCCACAGGTGTGACCCCCAGCAGCACTTCCCTCTGGTTTACCTGGGGATGGGTTTGCATGTCAATAGGCTGTTGGTTTTAATAGGGCGCTCACTAGCACTTCAGGGCTTTGGGGGGTCACATCCCGTGATCACATTTTTGTGATTCAGGGCAAAAGCATAGACAATCAAGCACCAGGAGGAGGCTCATGCACAGCCAAGGTctgcagaggagggaagagcaAACTGGCTGTCTCTTCCCAGACCTGCATGGGTCTGACCTCCACAGCATCCTTCATTGTGTCCCTGTGGTGGGACCGCTGTGCAAAGATCTCATTCCCTTCAGCCACTCCACTGTCCATGTGCTCTTACAAGTAGGCATCaatgctgaagaaaatcttTGGTTTGCTGCAGTCTTTTACGAGGCACACAGGTAAACCCTGAAGGAGGAGTCAGCCCAAAACAGCCAGCAAAAGGCAGCTTGGGGGTTTTAGCAGCATCTGGCAGTACAGACTTGGATCTATGACATCTTCCTGCTGATATCACCTGAGGGGTTAACTCATCTGATACAAATCACCTGAACTTGTGCTATGGCTGGCAGGCGCATGCTCACCAATGCTCATCAAGAGTGACCTGGAACAGCTACAATAGGCTATAAAGCCCTTCACAGGGGGATTTTCACTTCTgagtggaaaagaagaaagtctgGAAGCTAAAGGCATCTTTCTGGGGGTTGAATTTCCACACAGCTGGGAAGAGCGGAAGCCTTGTGGCTCCTCTCCCACAATCCACACAGACCTGCTCCACCTCATCCCACCCACAAACCTCTTCGAGCTGGCGAAAAGCCTTCCCCTGTGGAGGTGTGGATCCGTTCCCCCTGAGCCATCGCATCCTTTGGAATTTCTCAACCAAAAGTGCTTTTGCCCACCAGCAGCTTTCGGGGGGGGACAGCATCCAAGGGCTTTGCTCTCATGCCCTCCTGAGCGGCAGCCACAGCACTGGTGGTGCCCAAGCTGTTGCCAGAGGGACCCGCAGTCCCTGGAGGGGAAACAACGCCATCCCTTTCCCTGGCTTGCCCTGGCACCAGGCGTGACATCCCGCCTGCCCCCTGCTCCACGCCACAAACAGCAGAGatgtgggtgctgagcaggtGTCTCTGGAGGGACTCTCTCCTGGACCACTGCCAGTGAGATCTTGCTCCTGAGGTCCCTCCTCGGAGGTACCCACCAC contains the following coding sequences:
- the TICAM2 gene encoding LOW QUALITY PROTEIN: TIR domain-containing adapter molecule 2 (The sequence of the model RefSeq protein was modified relative to this genomic sequence to represent the inferred CDS: inserted 2 bases in 1 codon; deleted 1 base in 1 codon; substituted 1 base at 1 genomic stop codon); the protein is MTEAVFFKFVVLHTDNDADQAIQIQNLLQNKFCVKSGITFAAMPCSECVLENLSDAVNGSAWTIMLMTXNFLNGSWYVFQSFTSLALNRINYSSVIPVRPLNNPLTRRRLFFVLQAINALXEDSPGFAKQVEKIFHKSTYRQQREIQREEG